One Peptococcaceae bacterium genomic window carries:
- a CDS encoding enoyl-CoA hydratase-related protein: MGYENIIVVKGPSAVISLNRPRQMNALDKKTLQELKAAVEELEQDRSVVAVLLTAEGDRAFCAGADLKERSSLSVPETKEVRRLLVDCFSKISRFTKPAVAAVNGPALGGGFELAMCCDFIIASENAVFGLPEVGLAIIPGGGGTVNLPRMVGINKAKELIFTGRRIDAREAYEIGLVSRIFPAEGFYEKSLEFMEEIAKNGPVALQQAKKSVNLGSALDINTAFELEAECYNTCLNTEDRKEGLKAFMEKRRPVYMGY, from the coding sequence ATGGGTTACGAGAATATCATTGTGGTCAAAGGTCCTTCGGCGGTGATCTCTTTGAACCGTCCCCGGCAGATGAACGCGCTGGACAAAAAGACGCTGCAAGAGTTGAAGGCTGCTGTTGAAGAACTGGAACAGGACAGGAGCGTGGTCGCCGTTCTTCTCACCGCCGAAGGCGACCGCGCCTTTTGCGCCGGGGCGGATTTGAAAGAGAGAAGTTCACTTTCTGTGCCGGAAACAAAAGAGGTTAGAAGGCTTTTGGTTGACTGTTTCTCCAAAATATCCAGGTTCACCAAGCCGGCGGTGGCGGCGGTCAATGGCCCGGCCCTGGGGGGCGGTTTTGAACTGGCCATGTGCTGCGATTTCATTATCGCTTCGGAGAATGCCGTTTTCGGACTGCCTGAAGTCGGGCTGGCGATTATTCCCGGCGGTGGGGGGACCGTTAACCTGCCCCGGATGGTCGGCATCAACAAGGCCAAAGAGCTTATCTTTACCGGCAGGCGCATAGACGCGCGGGAGGCTTACGAAATTGGGCTCGTCAGCCGCATTTTCCCGGCGGAGGGGTTTTATGAAAAATCGCTGGAGTTCATGGAGGAGATAGCCAAAAACGGCCCGGTCGCTTTGCAGCAGGCCAAAAAATCGGTAAACCTGGGGTCGGCGTTGGATATCAATACGGCATTTGAACTCGAGGCCGAATGCTACAATACGTGCCTGAACACAGAGGACCGCAAAGAGGGCTTGAAAGCGTTTATGGAAAAGCGCAGGCCTGTTTATATGGGATATTGA
- a CDS encoding pyruvate carboxyltransferase, which yields MGALNIPQKVVLGDITVRDGFQHEEKTIPTNAKLWCLEELILAGFKRLEVTNLGNPKGMPQFADADELFRLVRTSERVKELLPEVELTAVTIREKAVERAVELKKRGYGPDRILQMVSTSRSHMIKNSGLDHKEYWKMTEECIKKAHDAGIKINGTISTIWGCPIEGPTELDKAIEFTRRYLELGADDIEHADHDGSATPDRVYEYFSRVLDAVPDPKLHIAHFHVTRGWGLANVLAALQAGITHFESTLGGIGGQPANFVDGCPVAGTGEYYYQDPNIVGLVSTEDMVVMMDEMNIETGLDVDRVLKIGRMVEKIVGRPLRSECIRTGRITRKATGGNQKQL from the coding sequence ATGGGCGCTTTAAATATACCCCAAAAAGTCGTCTTGGGAGATATCACGGTTCGCGACGGTTTTCAACATGAAGAAAAAACTATTCCCACGAACGCCAAGTTATGGTGCCTGGAAGAATTAATACTGGCTGGTTTTAAGCGCCTTGAAGTGACCAACCTTGGGAACCCGAAAGGCATGCCGCAGTTTGCCGATGCCGACGAACTGTTCAGGCTGGTGCGGACCAGCGAGCGGGTAAAAGAATTACTGCCGGAAGTCGAACTCACTGCGGTCACTATAAGGGAAAAAGCGGTGGAGAGGGCTGTCGAACTGAAGAAAAGGGGCTATGGCCCGGACCGTATCTTGCAAATGGTTTCCACCTCGCGGTCCCACATGATCAAGAACTCGGGGCTTGATCATAAAGAATACTGGAAAATGACAGAAGAATGCATCAAAAAGGCGCATGACGCGGGGATAAAGATAAATGGCACCATCAGCACGATCTGGGGCTGCCCGATAGAAGGGCCGACGGAGTTAGATAAAGCCATCGAGTTTACCAGGCGTTACCTTGAACTGGGGGCGGACGATATTGAACACGCCGACCATGACGGTTCAGCCACACCGGACAGGGTATATGAATATTTTAGCAGGGTGCTGGATGCTGTTCCCGATCCTAAACTTCATATAGCTCATTTTCATGTCACCAGGGGCTGGGGATTGGCCAACGTATTGGCCGCGCTGCAGGCCGGCATAACTCATTTTGAAAGCACGCTGGGCGGGATAGGCGGGCAGCCTGCCAATTTCGTTGACGGCTGCCCGGTGGCCGGAACGGGCGAGTATTACTACCAGGATCCCAATATTGTCGGCCTGGTGTCGACGGAAGACATGGTGGTAATGATGGACGAGATGAATATTGAAACGGGGCTTGATGTGGACAGGGTCCTGAAAATAGGACGGATGGTGGAAAAAATTGTGGGGCGGCCCTTGAGAAGCGAATGCATCCGTACGGGGAGAATCACCAGGAAGGCAACCGGCGGGAACCAGAAACAATTATAG
- a CDS encoding 4Fe-4S binding protein gives MSTKKYRVVVEERFCKGCGICVKFCPAGILELTATGQLKVVNEDRCLGCKTCEIRCPDFAVIVEAMD, from the coding sequence GTGTCTACGAAAAAGTACCGGGTTGTAGTGGAAGAGCGCTTTTGCAAAGGGTGCGGGATATGCGTCAAGTTTTGTCCTGCCGGCATCCTGGAGTTGACGGCAACCGGACAGCTCAAAGTTGTGAATGAGGACAGGTGCTTGGGTTGTAAGACCTGTGAGATAAGATGCCCGGATTTTGCAGTAATTGTGGAGGCGATGGACTGA
- a CDS encoding 2-oxoacid:acceptor oxidoreductase subunit alpha, translating to MNKGKQVRFMQGNEAVVEAGITAGVRFFAGYPITPASEIAELMSIRMPQVGGTYVQMEDELASMAAVIGASMGSVKAMTATSGPGFSLMQENLGYASMVEIPCVIVNVMRVGPASGMPTHPSQGDVMQSRWGTHGDHPVVVLSPSNVKEAFDLTIEAVNISEMVRVPVVLLSDAIVGHIRERVELPDPASVKLIERKRTSLPPSEYKPFAAGDDCAPEFADRGNGYRYHMCSNVHNEWGFPADSGHEIADRLMRRLHKKIEVFQDRVTYYKTFEVEDAEYMVVAYGCVARSAKDAVKALRSEGIKAGLLQLQTIWPFPAGIVRKFCAGAKKIIVPEMNMGQLINEVRLASGRDAAGVNRADGIAVSPKQIIEKVKAVK from the coding sequence ATGAACAAGGGAAAACAAGTCCGGTTCATGCAGGGAAACGAGGCTGTGGTCGAAGCGGGCATAACTGCCGGGGTCCGTTTCTTTGCCGGTTATCCCATTACGCCGGCAAGCGAAATCGCCGAGTTGATGTCCATCAGGATGCCCCAGGTGGGCGGCACGTATGTGCAGATGGAAGACGAACTAGCCAGCATGGCCGCCGTTATAGGAGCTTCGATGGGAAGCGTTAAGGCCATGACCGCGACGAGCGGTCCCGGGTTTTCATTGATGCAGGAAAACCTGGGTTACGCTTCCATGGTGGAGATACCTTGTGTCATTGTGAACGTGATGAGGGTGGGGCCGGCTTCCGGCATGCCGACTCATCCCTCGCAGGGCGATGTCATGCAGTCCAGGTGGGGTACTCACGGGGACCACCCGGTCGTGGTTTTGAGTCCGTCAAACGTGAAAGAGGCTTTTGATCTGACTATTGAAGCGGTCAACATTTCAGAAATGGTGAGGGTGCCCGTCGTCCTACTCTCGGACGCCATTGTCGGTCACATCCGGGAGAGGGTCGAACTGCCCGATCCCGCTTCGGTTAAGCTGATCGAAAGAAAAAGAACCAGCCTTCCTCCTAGTGAATACAAGCCTTTTGCGGCCGGGGATGACTGTGCGCCGGAATTTGCGGACAGGGGCAACGGTTACAGGTACCACATGTGCAGCAATGTTCACAACGAGTGGGGTTTCCCGGCGGATTCCGGCCATGAAATCGCCGACAGGCTGATGCGGAGGCTGCATAAAAAGATTGAGGTGTTCCAGGACAGGGTGACCTACTATAAAACATTTGAGGTTGAGGACGCCGAGTATATGGTAGTGGCCTATGGCTGCGTGGCCCGCTCGGCCAAGGATGCCGTAAAAGCGCTTCGTTCGGAAGGCATTAAAGCGGGGCTTTTACAGCTGCAAACAATCTGGCCGTTTCCCGCCGGCATTGTCCGGAAGTTCTGTGCTGGCGCCAAAAAAATCATTGTTCCCGAAATGAACATGGGCCAATTGATCAACGAGGTCCGCCTTGCTTCAGGCCGGGACGCAGCGGGTGTCAACAGGGCGGACGGCATTGCCGTTTCACCCAAGCAAATCATTGAAAAAGTGAAGGCGGTGAAATGA
- a CDS encoding thiamine pyrophosphate-dependent enzyme yields MATVRDYLRPGMLPHIWCPGCGDGTVVGALIRAIDKLKIDRDLVTVITGIGCSSRVNNIMDFNSFQTTHGRAVGFATGFKIARPEMKVIVVAGDGDGAGIGGNHLIHAARRNIDIKVILINNQIFGMTGGQFSPLTPYGAIASTAQYENVEYPFDVCKLMEAAGATYVARGTVYHLSLTEKLIARALEHKGFSYVEVITQCPTGYGKRNKMVDPYQLLMWQKEHAVPVEQAAKLSTKEMKDKFVIGEILVRHDRMEFVEANEQLKEKARRWLKGGGGK; encoded by the coding sequence TTGGCTACGGTACGAGATTATTTGCGGCCTGGGATGCTGCCGCACATCTGGTGCCCGGGATGCGGCGACGGCACGGTAGTTGGGGCTTTGATCCGCGCAATCGACAAATTGAAGATCGACCGGGATCTGGTAACGGTTATCACCGGTATCGGATGTTCTTCGCGGGTTAACAACATTATGGATTTCAATTCGTTTCAGACGACGCACGGCCGGGCTGTCGGTTTTGCCACCGGCTTCAAGATAGCCAGGCCGGAAATGAAGGTTATCGTGGTGGCCGGCGACGGGGACGGGGCTGGAATAGGCGGGAACCATTTGATTCATGCAGCCAGAAGAAACATTGATATAAAGGTTATATTGATCAACAACCAGATTTTCGGGATGACCGGCGGGCAGTTTTCGCCGTTGACTCCTTACGGCGCCATTGCTTCCACCGCGCAGTATGAAAACGTGGAATATCCTTTTGATGTCTGTAAGTTGATGGAGGCTGCTGGCGCTACATATGTCGCCAGGGGAACGGTGTACCACCTTAGCCTCACCGAAAAATTGATCGCCCGCGCCCTGGAGCATAAAGGATTCAGTTATGTGGAAGTGATAACGCAATGCCCTACGGGATATGGGAAACGCAACAAGATGGTCGATCCCTACCAGCTGCTGATGTGGCAAAAAGAACACGCCGTCCCCGTGGAACAGGCCGCAAAACTCAGCACAAAAGAAATGAAGGATAAATTTGTTATTGGAGAAATACTGGTCCGCCATGATAGGATGGAATTCGTGGAGGCTAACGAGCAGTTGAAAGAAAAAGCAAGGCGCTGGCTAAAAGGTGGTGGCGGCAAATGA
- a CDS encoding 2-oxoacid:acceptor oxidoreductase family protein, protein MRKEIVLSGYGGQGLILAGVLLGEAVAIHEGMNVTQNQSYGVQARGGECKSEVIISDEEINYAEIEHPDILLAMSQSALNEYGPEVKDGALVIVDSSFVKDISMINNTGNIYMVPITEIACAKTNKAILANVVALGVLSSLSGIVSEESLEKVILKRAPAGTEEINLRALAGGIYEAKQVKKCP, encoded by the coding sequence ATGAGAAAAGAGATAGTCTTAAGCGGGTACGGCGGGCAGGGGTTGATCCTGGCCGGCGTTCTCCTGGGCGAGGCGGTGGCTATCCACGAGGGCATGAACGTTACGCAAAACCAGTCATACGGCGTACAGGCCAGGGGCGGGGAATGCAAGTCGGAAGTAATCATCAGCGATGAGGAAATAAACTATGCGGAAATCGAACACCCGGATATACTGCTGGCCATGTCGCAGAGCGCTTTAAACGAATACGGGCCTGAAGTTAAAGACGGCGCGCTGGTCATCGTCGATTCCAGCTTTGTAAAAGACATCTCAATGATTAACAATACCGGCAATATTTACATGGTCCCGATAACCGAAATAGCATGCGCGAAAACCAATAAAGCCATTCTGGCCAACGTGGTGGCGCTGGGGGTTTTGTCGTCCTTGAGCGGAATTGTGAGCGAGGAGAGCCTGGAGAAAGTGATACTAAAACGGGCGCCCGCCGGGACGGAAGAAATCAATTTGCGGGCCTTGGCCGGGGGCATCTACGAGGCGAAACAGGTTAAAAAGTGTCCGTGA
- a CDS encoding TAXI family TRAP transporter solute-binding subunit, protein MHKNRILVCFIFAVMVLVLAAGCSKGSAEKEAPKAETQKTLSIATGGSGGTYFVIGSGIAKLVEQYLPGYKLVVQSTAASTENTRLVGTRKVDFAITMPDSAFFGMKGEREFQGNEKYEKLRAVVSGHTSVLQGLVLEKSPIKSMADLKGKKVALSAPSSPSMYVAMAALEAYGLKEGDYKPVFLSYAEMAEAVKNGSIDCGFVFAGVPTSSVMDLTTTTNIRILGMEENKADEILKKYPYFSKGKIPANTYKGQTNDLWVLTAPAILITHAEVSEEVVYNITKVILEHTKEMGEIHPAGLEWNLEDANQGVAIELHPGASKYLKEKGVIK, encoded by the coding sequence ATGCACAAAAATCGAATTCTGGTATGCTTTATTTTTGCGGTTATGGTCTTGGTTTTGGCAGCCGGATGTTCTAAGGGCAGTGCGGAAAAAGAGGCCCCTAAAGCAGAAACGCAAAAAACCCTGTCCATTGCTACTGGCGGCTCAGGTGGAACATATTTTGTAATCGGCAGCGGGATCGCCAAACTGGTGGAACAATACCTTCCGGGGTATAAACTGGTTGTTCAGTCCACGGCCGCCTCAACAGAGAATACAAGATTGGTCGGGACCCGGAAGGTGGATTTTGCTATCACAATGCCTGATAGTGCGTTTTTTGGTATGAAAGGCGAACGAGAGTTTCAGGGAAATGAGAAATATGAGAAACTCCGGGCAGTTGTTTCCGGCCATACCTCCGTGCTCCAGGGACTTGTTCTTGAAAAATCGCCGATCAAATCAATGGCAGATCTGAAGGGTAAAAAGGTAGCCTTAAGCGCACCAAGTAGCCCCTCCATGTATGTAGCCATGGCGGCATTAGAAGCTTATGGATTAAAGGAAGGGGATTATAAACCTGTTTTTCTTAGTTACGCTGAAATGGCTGAAGCCGTGAAAAATGGTTCAATAGACTGCGGTTTTGTGTTTGCAGGAGTTCCCACTTCTTCGGTAATGGATCTGACTACTACGACAAATATTCGGATTTTGGGTATGGAGGAAAATAAGGCGGATGAAATTCTAAAGAAATATCCATATTTTTCCAAGGGTAAAATACCAGCAAACACCTACAAAGGACAAACCAATGACCTTTGGGTGTTGACAGCGCCGGCAATTTTGATTACGCATGCTGAAGTGAGTGAAGAAGTAGTGTATAACATAACCAAGGTTATTCTTGAGCATACAAAAGAGATGGGCGAAATCCATCCAGCAGGTCTGGAATGGAACCTTGAGGATGCAAATCAG